A window of the Gossypium hirsutum isolate 1008001.06 chromosome A05, Gossypium_hirsutum_v2.1, whole genome shotgun sequence genome harbors these coding sequences:
- the LOC107958543 gene encoding ran-binding protein 1 homolog a, with protein sequence MASKEPEHEHREDEEAPAAEDEDTGAQVAPIVKLEEVAVSTGEENEDPILDLKSKLYRFDKEGNQWKERGAGTVKLLKHKETGKVRLVMRQSKTLKICANHLVLPTMTVQEHAGNDKSCLWHASDYADGELKDELFCIRFASVENCKTFMQMFQEVAESQKPKEENKDASDAAGQLEKLSFQEKAGEKAVAKKEEKETKVDTEKADTENKDGEPASST encoded by the exons ATGGCAAGCAAAGAACCCGAACACGAGCACAGAGAAGATGAAGAAGCTCCTGCCGCCGAGGATGAAGACACTGGAGCTCAAGTCGCCCCTATTGTCAAGTTAGAGGAAGTCGCTGTCAGTACAGGCGAGGAAAATGAAGATCCGATCCTCGATCT GAAGTCGAAGCTGTATCGATTTGATAAAGAAGGGAATCAATGGAAAGAGAGAGGTGCTGGTACTGTGAAGCTGTTGAAGCACAAAGAGACAGGAAAAGTTCGCCTTGTTATGAGGCAATCTAAGACTCTCAAGATCTGCGCCAATCATCTAG TGTTGCCGACAATGACGGTGCAGGAGCACGCTGGGAATGATAAATCGTGCTTATGGCACGCCTCTGACTATGCAGATGGTGAATTGAAAGATGAACTTTTCTGCATTCGTTTTGCATCAGTGGAAA attgcAAAACCTTTATGCAAATGTTCCAAGAAGTTGCTGAATCACAAAAACCAAAAGAGGAAAACAAGGATGCATCTGATGCTGCTGGACAACTTGAGAAGTTGAGCTTTCAAGAGAAAGCTGGAGAGAAGGCTGTTGCTAAGAAGGAAGAGAAGGAAACAAAAGTGGATACAGAAAAAGCAGATACAGAGAACAAAGATGGGGAGCCAGCTTCCTCAACTTGA
- the LOC107958541 gene encoding protein NETWORKED 4B isoform X1, which yields MPFVWLDGTAIVIRSLDSSTVSLSHSLSWKIKQQTHKRDSGSPFSLFLYLILITFLQQASKMANSSGQLTKSVKRLESRKSHSWWWDSHISPKNSRWLAENLEEMDRSVKHMLKLIEEDGDSFMKKAEMYYQKRPELVSHVEEFYRVYRSLAERYDHLTGELRKNIPSDLQSQGSDISDIASDLPPIWPSSDQRLSRRKSGPRAAGFSVFLGSGGSGSDVYQKEEDESSTRADYESESDDSSVNNYSVLSGNGSDQGVSRKMVELELELHEMKQKLRMLEEENTDGSVRGAKCNNSELLARIREYEEKLEFSNRRIQLSEEKITWLRTELQKYKPLEAADLESSEEESGKMHQTEQIEVNQALDLQNKIGIMEKENEHADGKMQALVEELSITKEMLQASEKEIASLKFEKKQSSEKVQKLQGQLDTAQREIITWKSKLNTERREVSKLQERIAMLKNSLSDRDHEIQDLKIAVSDAEQKIFPEKAHIKAEISKLLEGRNFLEQQLRDWEARGRSLEEEIRKAVNEKRESEERLHSEIEHLRLEIDERTDCIKVLNENLETLKSERDELKIKINSLKAEISRRDNQIAQMEKHLQDLHMEHVKLIASAEEAHRSVEELQSKAKELEDVIERQRIMILEGAEEKREAIRQLCFSLDHYRDGYHWLRQAFMGQKRVPVLTT from the exons ATGCCATTTGTCTGGTTAGATGGCACTGCCATTGTCATCCG GTCTCTCGACAGCTCCACAGTCTCTCTTTCTCATTctctttcatggaaaattaaGCAACAAACACATAAAAGAGATTCAGGGAGCCCTTTTTCTCT GTTTTTATACCTGATCCTGATCACCTTTCTTCAACAAGCTTCCAAGATGGCAAATTCTTCA GGTCAATTAACTAAAAGTGTGAAGAGACTAGAATCCAGAAAGTCACATTCATGGTGGTGGGATAGCCACATCAGTCCCAAGAATTCAAGATGGCTAGCAGAAAATCTCGAGG AAATGGATCGTAGCGTCAAGCACATGCTGAAGCTCATTGAAGAAGATGGAGATTCATTTATGAAAAAGGCTGAGATGTATTATCAGAAGAGGCCAGAACTTGTATCTCATGTTGAGGAGTTCTACCGTGTGTATCGTTCTTTGGCAGAGCGTTACGACCACCTGACAGGAGAATTGAGGAAGAATATTCCATCAGACCTCCAATCTCAGGGTTCTGACATCTCTGACATTGCCTCTGATCTACCCCCTATTTGGCCGTCCTCAGACCAAAGGCTGAGTCGTCGTAAATCTGGCCCCCGAGCTGCTGGCTTCAGTGTCTTCCTTGGTTCTGGTGGGAGTGGCTCTGATGTGTACCAGAAAGAAGAGGATGAGTCATCTACTCGAGCGGATTATGAATCAGAATCTGATGATTCTTCAGTCAATAATTACTCAGTTTTGTCAGGGAATGGGAGTGATCAAGGGGTTAGCAGGAAAATGGTTGAGTTGGAGCTTGAACTTCATGAAATGAAACAGAAGCTACGGATGCTAGAGGAAGAAAATACAGATGGTTCAGTAAGAGGGGCAAAATGTAATAATTCCGAACTTCTTGCTAGAATTAGGGAGTATGAGGAAAAACTTGAATTTTCCAACAGAAGAATACAGCTCTCTGAAGAAAAAATCACCTGGTTGAGGACCGAGCTCCAAAAATATAAACCACTAGAGGCAGCTGACCTGGAATCATCTGAAGAAGAAAGTGGCAAAATGCACCAGACTGAGCAGATTGAGGTAAATCAGGCTTTGGATCTTCAAAACAAGATTGGTATAATGGAGAAAGAAAATGAACATGCAGATGGCAAGATGCAGGCACTGGTGGAAGAATTAAGTATTACCAAAGAAATGCTCCAGGCTTCTGAGAAAGAAATTGCTAGTTTGAAGTTTGAGAAGAAGCAGTCTTCTGAAAAAGTTCAAAAGTTGCAGGGTCAGCTTGATACTGCTCAAAGAGAGATAATCACATGGAAATCCAAACTGAATACAGAGAGAAGAGAGGTCTCCAAGCTGCAGGAAAGAATTGCAATGTTGAAGAATAGTTTATCAGACAGGGATCATGAGATCCAGGATTTAAAGATAGCTGTATCTGATGCTGAGCAGAAGATTTTTCCTGAAAAAGCTCATATCAAAGCTGAAATATCAAAATTGTTGGAGGGACGAAATTTTTTGGAACAACAGCTCAGGGACTGGGAAGCACGTGGCCGGTCCTTGGAGGAGGAGATCAGAAAAGCTGTGAATGAAAAAAGAGAATCAGAGGAGAGGCTTCATAGCGAAATTGAGCATTTGAGGTTGGAGATTGATGAGAGAACTGATTGCATTAAAGTTTTAAATGAGAACCTTGAGACTTTAAAATCGGAAAGGGATGAGCTTAAGATCAAAATCAATTCACTCAAAGCAGAGATTAGTCGTAGGGATAATCAGATTGCTCAAATGGAAAAGCATCTCCAGGACTTACATATGGAGCATGTGAAGCTAATTGCTAGTGCTGAAGAAGCTCATAGATCGGTGGAGGAACTCCAATCAAAAGCTAAGGAACTAGAGGATGTGATTGAGAGGCAAAGAATCATGATACTGGAGGGAGCTGAAGAGAAACGAGAAGCTATAAGGCAGCTTTGCTTCTCCCTGGATCATTACCGAGATGGGTATCACTGGCTTCGGCAAGCATTTATGGGGCAAAAGAGAGTTCCAGTTTTGACTACATGA
- the LOC107958541 gene encoding protein NETWORKED 4B isoform X2 — MLIIPVASPSHIVRAIATVFLYLILITFLQQASKMANSSGQLTKSVKRLESRKSHSWWWDSHISPKNSRWLAENLEEMDRSVKHMLKLIEEDGDSFMKKAEMYYQKRPELVSHVEEFYRVYRSLAERYDHLTGELRKNIPSDLQSQGSDISDIASDLPPIWPSSDQRLSRRKSGPRAAGFSVFLGSGGSGSDVYQKEEDESSTRADYESESDDSSVNNYSVLSGNGSDQGVSRKMVELELELHEMKQKLRMLEEENTDGSVRGAKCNNSELLARIREYEEKLEFSNRRIQLSEEKITWLRTELQKYKPLEAADLESSEEESGKMHQTEQIEVNQALDLQNKIGIMEKENEHADGKMQALVEELSITKEMLQASEKEIASLKFEKKQSSEKVQKLQGQLDTAQREIITWKSKLNTERREVSKLQERIAMLKNSLSDRDHEIQDLKIAVSDAEQKIFPEKAHIKAEISKLLEGRNFLEQQLRDWEARGRSLEEEIRKAVNEKRESEERLHSEIEHLRLEIDERTDCIKVLNENLETLKSERDELKIKINSLKAEISRRDNQIAQMEKHLQDLHMEHVKLIASAEEAHRSVEELQSKAKELEDVIERQRIMILEGAEEKREAIRQLCFSLDHYRDGYHWLRQAFMGQKRVPVLTT; from the exons ATGCTAATAATCCCCGTTGCTTCACCTTCTCATATAGTGAGGGCTATAGCTACAGT GTTTTTATACCTGATCCTGATCACCTTTCTTCAACAAGCTTCCAAGATGGCAAATTCTTCA GGTCAATTAACTAAAAGTGTGAAGAGACTAGAATCCAGAAAGTCACATTCATGGTGGTGGGATAGCCACATCAGTCCCAAGAATTCAAGATGGCTAGCAGAAAATCTCGAGG AAATGGATCGTAGCGTCAAGCACATGCTGAAGCTCATTGAAGAAGATGGAGATTCATTTATGAAAAAGGCTGAGATGTATTATCAGAAGAGGCCAGAACTTGTATCTCATGTTGAGGAGTTCTACCGTGTGTATCGTTCTTTGGCAGAGCGTTACGACCACCTGACAGGAGAATTGAGGAAGAATATTCCATCAGACCTCCAATCTCAGGGTTCTGACATCTCTGACATTGCCTCTGATCTACCCCCTATTTGGCCGTCCTCAGACCAAAGGCTGAGTCGTCGTAAATCTGGCCCCCGAGCTGCTGGCTTCAGTGTCTTCCTTGGTTCTGGTGGGAGTGGCTCTGATGTGTACCAGAAAGAAGAGGATGAGTCATCTACTCGAGCGGATTATGAATCAGAATCTGATGATTCTTCAGTCAATAATTACTCAGTTTTGTCAGGGAATGGGAGTGATCAAGGGGTTAGCAGGAAAATGGTTGAGTTGGAGCTTGAACTTCATGAAATGAAACAGAAGCTACGGATGCTAGAGGAAGAAAATACAGATGGTTCAGTAAGAGGGGCAAAATGTAATAATTCCGAACTTCTTGCTAGAATTAGGGAGTATGAGGAAAAACTTGAATTTTCCAACAGAAGAATACAGCTCTCTGAAGAAAAAATCACCTGGTTGAGGACCGAGCTCCAAAAATATAAACCACTAGAGGCAGCTGACCTGGAATCATCTGAAGAAGAAAGTGGCAAAATGCACCAGACTGAGCAGATTGAGGTAAATCAGGCTTTGGATCTTCAAAACAAGATTGGTATAATGGAGAAAGAAAATGAACATGCAGATGGCAAGATGCAGGCACTGGTGGAAGAATTAAGTATTACCAAAGAAATGCTCCAGGCTTCTGAGAAAGAAATTGCTAGTTTGAAGTTTGAGAAGAAGCAGTCTTCTGAAAAAGTTCAAAAGTTGCAGGGTCAGCTTGATACTGCTCAAAGAGAGATAATCACATGGAAATCCAAACTGAATACAGAGAGAAGAGAGGTCTCCAAGCTGCAGGAAAGAATTGCAATGTTGAAGAATAGTTTATCAGACAGGGATCATGAGATCCAGGATTTAAAGATAGCTGTATCTGATGCTGAGCAGAAGATTTTTCCTGAAAAAGCTCATATCAAAGCTGAAATATCAAAATTGTTGGAGGGACGAAATTTTTTGGAACAACAGCTCAGGGACTGGGAAGCACGTGGCCGGTCCTTGGAGGAGGAGATCAGAAAAGCTGTGAATGAAAAAAGAGAATCAGAGGAGAGGCTTCATAGCGAAATTGAGCATTTGAGGTTGGAGATTGATGAGAGAACTGATTGCATTAAAGTTTTAAATGAGAACCTTGAGACTTTAAAATCGGAAAGGGATGAGCTTAAGATCAAAATCAATTCACTCAAAGCAGAGATTAGTCGTAGGGATAATCAGATTGCTCAAATGGAAAAGCATCTCCAGGACTTACATATGGAGCATGTGAAGCTAATTGCTAGTGCTGAAGAAGCTCATAGATCGGTGGAGGAACTCCAATCAAAAGCTAAGGAACTAGAGGATGTGATTGAGAGGCAAAGAATCATGATACTGGAGGGAGCTGAAGAGAAACGAGAAGCTATAAGGCAGCTTTGCTTCTCCCTGGATCATTACCGAGATGGGTATCACTGGCTTCGGCAAGCATTTATGGGGCAAAAGAGAGTTCCAGTTTTGACTACATGA
- the LOC107958542 gene encoding BAG family molecular chaperone regulator 4 isoform X1 yields the protein MKRLSSSKRVVSNEVKGDIEWELRPGGMLVQKRNMADAASAPMIKIKVSHGSYHRDIVVPAQSTFGDLKGVLAQETGLEPKEQRLLFQGKEKDDEECLHMVGVKDMSKVVLLEDPASKERKLVEMNSNQSVLKACEEVAKVRSEVDKLSEKVIAVEANVRAGTKVAENEFLVLTELLMVQLLQLDTIEADGEAKVQRRVEVRRVQGLVDTLDHLKARNSNPFSSSCNAVPMSTKWEAFELSSTRITQDWEVFD from the exons ATGAAAAGATTATCATCTTCAAAAAGGGTAGTGAGCAATGAGGTTAAAGGGGACATAGAGTGGGAGCTTAGGCCTGGTGGCATGCTTGTTCAGAAGAGGAACATGGCGGATGCTGCTTCTGCTCCTATGATTAAGATCAAAGTTTCTCATGGTTCTTATCACCGTGATATAGTTGTGCCTGCTCAATCCACTTTTG GGGATTTGAAAGGGGTTCTTGCACAAGAAACCGGTTTGGAGCCAAAGGAGCAGAGACTATTATTCCAAGGGAAAGAGAAGGATGATGAAGAATGTTTGCATATGGTAGGAGTAAAAGACATGTCAAAGGTGGTACTTTTAGAGGACCCAGCTAGCAAAGAGAGGAAGCTTGTGGAGATGAATAGCAACCAAAGTGTGCTAAAAGCCTGTGAAGAGGTTGCTAAGGTCAGGTCAGAGGTTGATAAGCTCTCTGAGAAG GTTATTGCTGTGGAGGCAAATGTTCGAGCAGGTACCAAGGTTGCAGAAAACGAATTCCTTGTCTTGACGGAGTTACTTATGGTGCAATTGCTCCAATTAGATACAATTGAGGCTGATGGTGAAGCCAAAGTCCAGAGGCGGGTTGAG GTTCGTCGAGTTCAAGGTCTAGTGGACACCCTGGACCACTTGAAGGCTAGAAACTCCAATCCCTTCAGCAGTAGCTGCAATGCAGTGCCAATGAGTACCAAATGGGAGGCATTTGAGTTATCATCTACAAGAATAACTCAAGATTGGGAGGTATTTGATTAA
- the LOC107958542 gene encoding BAG family molecular chaperone regulator 4 isoform X2: MKRLSSSKRVVSNEVKGDIEWELRPGGMLVQKRNMADAASAPMIKIKVSHGSYHRDIVVPAQSTFGDLKGVLAQETGLEPKEQRLLFQGKEKDDEECLHMVGVKDMSKVVLLEDPASKERKLVEMNSNQSVLKACEEVAKVRSEVDKLSEKVIAVEANVRAGTKVAENEFLVLTELLMVQLLQLDTIEADGEAKVQRRVELGVSVGLEEIVCFLRVAKVQLSYCTF; encoded by the exons ATGAAAAGATTATCATCTTCAAAAAGGGTAGTGAGCAATGAGGTTAAAGGGGACATAGAGTGGGAGCTTAGGCCTGGTGGCATGCTTGTTCAGAAGAGGAACATGGCGGATGCTGCTTCTGCTCCTATGATTAAGATCAAAGTTTCTCATGGTTCTTATCACCGTGATATAGTTGTGCCTGCTCAATCCACTTTTG GGGATTTGAAAGGGGTTCTTGCACAAGAAACCGGTTTGGAGCCAAAGGAGCAGAGACTATTATTCCAAGGGAAAGAGAAGGATGATGAAGAATGTTTGCATATGGTAGGAGTAAAAGACATGTCAAAGGTGGTACTTTTAGAGGACCCAGCTAGCAAAGAGAGGAAGCTTGTGGAGATGAATAGCAACCAAAGTGTGCTAAAAGCCTGTGAAGAGGTTGCTAAGGTCAGGTCAGAGGTTGATAAGCTCTCTGAGAAG GTTATTGCTGTGGAGGCAAATGTTCGAGCAGGTACCAAGGTTGCAGAAAACGAATTCCTTGTCTTGACGGAGTTACTTATGGTGCAATTGCTCCAATTAGATACAATTGAGGCTGATGGTGAAGCCAAAGTCCAGAGGCGGGTTGAG TTAGGAGTTTCTGTTGGCTTAGAGGAGATTGTTTGCTTTCTACGTGTTGCAAAAGTTCAACTTAGCTACTGTACGTTTTAA